The following nucleotide sequence is from bacterium.
GACTGCAAGGCGGCGGGCCGCCGGCGATTATCTGTTGTTTGCATGCGGATAAAAGCGTATATTGTATTTTCGGCTTTTGCAGCCGGATTGCCCTGCAATTTACAAAAAAGGTTTACATATGACAAAAAGATTTTTCACTTTCTTCCTCCTGCTGACCCTCTGCTTGAGCTGTGGGCCGAAAAAAAAGAGCGGCCAGGACGACCGCGGCGACAACGGCGGATTTGTCCGTTTTACCGTGGAAGGCAAACCCATGCACGATGACTATTTCGTCGCCCAGTTCACACCGGCCGGCGACCTCTTTGACAGCGACAACCTGCAGCTGTTCAATTATAACACCGGTTCCAGCAAATATCCACAGCTGCTGATGGACATCAATTATAAACAGAGCGATTTGAAACTGTGGGAAGCGCAGACTCTGCCGACCAGCGTTCTGGCGTTCTCCGTCTCCCCGCAAGCCCCGCCCCTCCAATCCACGGGCGAGGTGAAAATTCTGCAGGTCTCGGATCAATTCGTCCAGGGATCCTTTACCGGGGAGCTCGTGCATCCGGAAACCGGTAAAACCTTCCCCATTCGCGGCGAATTTAAAGCCGTACTTAAAATCAACATTTAATCGGGTTATCGCCCTCAGACGCGTAGGTGGCTGTGCAAGATCAGCAATGGATGGAAAAAATAACAGGCGGAGATCACCAGGCGTTTCGGCAGCTCTACGAGCACTATGCGCCCGCCATCTACCGCCTGTGTCTGCGCTTTCTCGACAATCAGAGCGAAGCAGAGGATGCGGTGCAGGACATCTTTGTCAAAATTCACCACTCTCTCTCCGGCTTTAAGGGCCACAGCAAACTCGCCACCTGGATCTACCGCATCAGCGTCAACCATTGCCTGAACCTTAAACGGAAACGCCGTCTAGCCTATTTTATGAGCCTGGAGTTTCTCGACGCACTCAATCCATCGCCCGCGGATTCAGCTCCCGATCCGCAGCAGGCTTTGGAAAAAGATGAAAGTGAAAAATTCGTCCGACAAGCCATTCAAAAGCTGCCCAAGCGGCAGCGGCTGGCCCTTCTTCTCAGCCGCTATGAAGGGAAAAGCTATCAGGAGATCGCCGAGGTGATGTCGTGCTCCGTGCCGGCGGTGGAATCCTGCCTCCATCACGCCAAAAAGAACTTGGCCGCAGCGCTGAAAAAATATCTGGAAAAATGATGCAAGTTTTTCATCAGAACCGTGTCAAATGATATATGAAGCCAAACCACGCCTATATAAAAAAACGGCTTTTACTCTATTGGGATCAAGAGTTGGACGCCAAACAGGTTGACCGTGTGGTCCGGCACCTGCAGCAGTGTGCGGCTTGCCGCGATTATGCCGACCGGTTGCAGACAGTCTACCGCCGATCAGCGGTTGAACCGCCCCCTCTGCCCCCGTTTCTGTGGACACGGATAAACAGCCGGCTCAATGCCCCGCCCGCGGCGTCGTGGCGACGAATGCTCAAGCCGATGGCGGCCCTGGCTGTGATCGTGCTTTGCGTGTTTACCGGCCATTATCTGGGCGAGACCCCGGCGGCCGACGGTCCAGCTGCGGCGGTCAGCGAGGAGCAGATGATCTATGACGCCCTGCGGCTGAACATCACTGAGCCGTTGAGCGAGTGGTCTCTGGCCGGCGCGGTGCAGACGCTCTACAATGAACCATAAAGAGGCGATGCGGTGAAAAAGAGTTTTCTAATCGCACTGATTCTCCTGAGCGTGGTCAACCTTTCCGCTCTGGCCACGTTAGTCTATCATCGTCTCGAGTGCTGCAAACCGGTCAGACCATGCGCAGAGCATCCGCAAACCTGCGTCGGCCTGCTGCAGAAAACGCTCGAATTGACAGAGGCGCAACAGCGGGAATTCCTGCGTCAGCAAAACGTATACAGCCAACAGACCGATCATTTGGCGGCTCAGTTGTACGACTGCCGCATGTCTCTCAGCCGTTGCCTGTTGCACGCCTCCACGGATACAGTTCAGCTGCAAGCCCTCCTGTGCCGCATGGATTCTCTGCAGAACTTGCTGCACCGGCGGGTGGTGCACCATCTACTGCAACAGAAAAACCATCTGTCTCCACGACAACAGGAAAAATTTTTTTCCATGATTCTCAAACAATGCACTCTGAATGCTAAATCATGTTGCCCCTCATCAATAGAACCATTCACAAAGGAGAATGAACCATGAAAAAACGTTTGTTGATTCTAGCTGTCGTGGCGTTGGCGTTGGTCATCGCCGGTTCTATGATCTATTCGCATTCGATCTCCGCCGGGCCGTCGGCCGCTGTGGCGGCGGACAAAGCCGTTGAGAAAGATTGCGCCAAAGACTGCCCGAAGGCCAAACCCGGCTGCTGCGACAAAGCACAAGAGCATAAACCCGGCTGCTGCGACAAAGCACAAGAGCATAAGCCCGGTTGCTGCGACAAGGCACAAGAGCATAAGCCCGGTTGCTGCGACAAGGCACAAGAGACCAAGCCACCTTGCTGCGATAAAAAGGCTCCTGCCGAAAGCGATAAAAAGTAATATCTGTCCTTTAATAAAAAATCCTCCACCCTGTGGAGGATTTTTTATTTCCTCAGTATTCACCACATAGGGCGTTGACGCATGACGTATAACGAGGCAAAGGCGTATCTGTTCGGCCTGGAACGGTTCGGATGGCAACTGGGATTGGAGCGCATGCAGGCTTTGATGGCCGACCTGGGAAATCCCCATTACGCCTTGCGCAGCGTGCATGTAGCCGGGACCAACGGCAAGGGCTCGGTGTGCGCCATGATCGCCTCAGCGCTGTCCTGCAGCGGCGCCAGGACCGGGCTGTACACCTCCCCGCATCTGCTGAAAGCGGAGGAGCGCATTCGCATCGACGGCGTTGAGATCGCGGAGGCTGAATTCGTTGCGCTGATCAACGAACTGCAGCCGCTTTTCGACAAACACCAATGCACTTTTTTTGAAGCGTTGACCGCCATGGCGTTTGTCCACTTTCAACGCCAGCGGGTCGATGCGGCGGTGATCGAAGTAGGCCTGGGCGGCAGGCTGGATGCCACCAATGTGCTGCAGCCGCTGCTCGCTGTGATCACTCAGATCGATTTCGACCACACCGATCAACTCGGGCGGACGCTGGAAGAGATTGCGGCGGAGAAAGCCGGAATCATCAAGCCCGGCACGCCCTGTGTGGCCGGACCGCTTCCGCAAACCGCAGCCCGGGTCATCTATTCAAAGGGCGGCATCGTTCCGGCGCGCCGGAACTGCCGCGTCTCCAGCCTGATAATGACGCCCAACGGCTCTTATTTCACCTTGACCGTCTCCGGAAAGACACTGGACCTGACCCTGCCCCTTGCTGGGCCGCATCAGGTGGCCAACGCTTGTGTGGCGGCGCAGGCGTGTCTGAGCCTGCACATGGATCCGGCGGCAGTGATCCGCGGCCTGAGCGAGGTGCAGTGGCCGGGCCGGTTTCAGCGCTTGTGCGACGCCCCTCTGACGATCGTCGATGTCAGCCACAACCTCTCAGGGATTCGACGGGTTCGCTGGATGGTCAACCATTTTTATCCGGAAAAACGCGTCAACCTGGTCATGGGCGTGCTTAAAGACAAAGATTACTCTGCCATGGTGCACTGGCTGCCGAAACGGCTGCAGCGGGTTTTCGCCGTATCCCCTGCCTCCTCCCGGGCTTTGCCGGCCGATCAGTTGGCCGTTTTGATCAGGACTGCGCCGGCGCAGAGCTGCAGCTCTGTGGCTGAGGCGGTGGAGGCTGCCTGGAGCCAGACCGGCCCGGACGAAATGATCTGCATCCTCGGATCTCATTACCTGGCCGCAGAGGCGTTGGCTGCAACAAAACGCTTGACAAAATAAAAATTAATTGATAAATTCTACCACACGTGTTCCTGCAAAGCCTCTTAAACACTCCAAAACATTCTCCAATCATAACTGCGTTCGGGATGCTGACCCTCATAACCTATAGGACTGGAGCGTTTCTTGGCAAGCGTTGAACTGAAGCAAGTGAGCAAGCTCTTTGATAACAGCGTCAAAGCCGTGGACGCAGTGGATATTTTCATTGAGGATAAAGAATTTGTCGTTCTCGTTGGGCCCTCGGGCTGCGGCAAATCGACCACGCTGCGCATGATAGCCGGGCTGGAAGAGATCACCTCCGGCGAAATCAAAATCGGTGATAAAGTCGTCAATCAGGTTGCTCCCAAAGACCGGGATATCGCCATGGTTTTTCAGAACTATGCGCTGTATCCCCACATGACGGTGTATGAGAACATGGCGTTCGGTCTCAAGCTGCGCAAGTATTCCAAGCAGGAGATCGAAACACGCGTTCGCGAAGCGGCGGAGATTTTAAGCATCAACGGCCTGTTGCAGCGTAAACCCAAGGAGCTATCCGGCGGCCAGCGGCAACGCGTGGCGGTCGGCCGAGCGATTGTGCGCAAGCCGCAGGTTTTTCTTTTTGATGAACCCCTCTCCAATCTGGATGCCAAACTGCGTATTCAAATGCGCACAGAGATCTCCAAACTGCACTCCAGACTGGAAACCACCATGATTTATGTCACCCATGACCAAGTGGAAGCCATGACCATGGGCGATCGCATCGTGGTCATGCGTGATGGGCGCATTCAGCAGATCGACACACCGCTCAATCTCTACCACCGGCCGCAGAATCAGTTTGTCGCCGGCTTTATCGGCAGCCCGGCGATGAATTTCATCGACGGCGAACTGATAAGGGAAAACGGGCTGTGCTTCAAGACCGCCCACTGGACCTTGCCTGTAGCCGAAGGCGAGCACCTGCAAGCGCTGGCTGCCCATATCGGTCAACCGGTGATCATGGGCATTCGACCGGAGGATCTGGCGGCTGCAGCGGACGCCGCCGGCGCCAGTACACTGACCTGCAAGGTTGATGTCGTCGAACCCATGGGCAATGAGACGTTCATCTATCTGAATACCGGCGCCGACACCCTCGTAGCCCGAATGTCACTGGCTGCCTTGCCGGCGGTTTTTTCCGATTTCGCTGTGCAGATCGACATGAATAAAGCTCACTTTTTCGATAAAAAAACGGAACAGGTCATCCGCTGACAACGCGTCCTTGCCTGAACCACTCTAATGTGATCATTCGTTATGCCACTCAGCCCACAGGAGGGCAGGCCATGGTCGTCTGCATTCAGTCGCTGGGCGGCTGAGGCATGTCTCTCCCTTTTGGGTTCATCAGCCTTGCACTACACCGTACGATCAGCAGGATAGGGGCTTTCAAACCTTCTCGTCCGCCAGCTAACTTATAGGACAACATTTTTTTCAACTCCAACCATCAAAGAGGATTCTCATGGACATCGCAGAATTAAAAGGCAAAAAAATTGCCGAGCTCAACCAGCTTGCGCAGGATTTAGGCGTTTCCGGCTGCACCGGTTTGCGTAAATCAGAATTGATCTTTAAAATCCTGGAAGAACAAACCAAGAAGGAAGGCTTGATCTTTGCCGAGGGGGTGCTCGAAGTTCTGCCGGATGGCTATGGGTTTCTTCGTTCGCCCGATTTCAACTATCTACCCGGACCGGACGACATCTATGTGTCGCCTTCGCAGATCAAGCGCTTCGGCCTACGCACCGGCGACACCGTCTCCGGTCAGATCCGGCCGCCCAAGGAAAACGAAAGGTTCTTCGCCCTGCTGAAAGTAGAGGCCGTCAATTTTGAGAATCCCGAAGAAGCCAAATCAAAAATCCTCTTCGACAATCTGACGCCGCTCTATCCCAACCAACGCTTCAACCTGGAAACCACCAGCACCGAACTCTCTATGCGCATCATGAACCTGCTCACCCCGCTGGGCAAAGGCCAACGCGGTCTGATCGTGGCGCAGCCCAAGACCGGTAAAACCATGCTGCTGCAGAAAATCGCCAACGCCATCACCACCAATCATCCCGAAGTGAAGCTGATCGTACTGTTGATCGATGAGCGTCCGGAAGAGGTGACTGACATGGAGAGGTCGGTCAAGGCAGAGGTGATCAGTTCGACCTTCGACGAGCCGGCCGAGCGTCACGTTCAAGTGTCGGATATGGTACTGGAAAAGGCGAAACGGCTGACCGAGTATGGACAGGATGTCTGCATCCTGTTGGACAGCATCACCCGTCTGGCGCGCGCCCACAACGCCGTGGTGCCGCATTCCGGCAAGATCCTCTCCGGCGGCGTGGATGCCAACGCTCTGCACCGGCCGAAACGGTTCTTCGGCGCTGCGCGCAACATCGAGGAGGGCGGCAGCCTGACCATCATCGCCACCGCGCTGATTGACACGGGCAGTCGAATGGATGAGGTTATTTTTGAAGAATTTAAGGGTACAGGCAACATGGAGCTGGTTCTGGATCGCCGGCTATCAGACCGCCGCATCTACCCGGCCATCGACGTCAACCGCTCCAGCACCCGCAAGGAAGAGCTGCTGCTCGACGAAAAAGAGCTTAACCGGGTTTGGATACTGCGCAAGCTGTTGGCTGAGTTGAACACCGTGGAAGCCATGGAGTTCCTGCTCAACAAGATCCACGGCACCCGGTCCAACAAAAGCTTCCTCGAATCGATGAGCATGTAAGTTTTTCTTGCAAATAAGGAAAAATGTGCGTATCTTAAATATTGCGTGAAATAGTTGCGCTCTCAAAGGAGGTTTAGCGTGAAACCGGGCATTCACCCTGCTTATAATGTAAGCACCATCACCTGTGCGTGCGGCGCCACGTTCAAGACGCGGTCCACGATCGGTGATCTGCATTTGGAAATTTGCTCCAGCTGCCATCCGTTTTTCACCGGCAAGCAAAAATTCATCGACACGGCCGGTCGCGTGGAAAAATTCCGCAAGAAATACGGCAAACAGGCGCCCGCGGAACCCAAGGCTTAGCTTTCCCTTTCTGTAAGGAACGGAATAAATGCGCCCGGCGACGGACGCGGTTTATTCCGTTTTTTTTTAACTGCGGGGAAACCGGGACGCCGTGGCCGCGGGCTTTCCCCATCCGGTAGGTAAGACAGACACAGACAAGGAACAACGATGCAAGAAGAAAGTCTGGCCGTGGGCGGACAGGCGGTGATCGAAGGCGTGATGATGCGCGGGCCCAACGGCATCGCCATCGCCGTGCGCCGTCCGGATGGAGAGATCGTTCTGAAAAATGACCCCTTTCAGCCCGTCACCAAACGGATCAAATGGCTCAATATCCCCATCGTGCGTGGCGCCATTCTCCTCATCGAAACCATGTATGTGGGCATGAAGGCGCTCACCTTTTCCAGCGATATCGCCCTGGCAGAAGAGAAAAAGAAAAGCGGCGCAACAGACAAGCCGCGCAGTGAACGGCGGGATAAATTCGAAATGGCCCTGACGGTGATCTTGGCCTTGGCGCTGGGGATGGCGTTTTTTTTCTATCTGCCGTTGGTCATCACCGGGCTGTTCGGTTTCGACTCCGGCTTTTGGTTCAACTTGGTGGACGGCCTCATCCGCCTCATCTTTTTTCTCGCCTATATCTATCTGATTTCGCGTTGGAAAGAAATCCGCCGCGTGTTCGAGTACCACGGTGCTGAACATAAATCCATTTTTGCCTATGAGAACCAGAAAGAGCTGGTGGTGGACAGCGCACGGCCGTTCACCACTCTGCACCCGCGTTGCGGCACCAGCTTTCTGCTCATCGTCATGGTGGTCAGCATCCTGGTGTTCATGTTCCTCGGCAAACCCGAGACCGTCGGTGAGCGGTTGATGCGCCTGGCCTTTGTTCCGCTGATCGGCGGCCTTTCCTATGAATTGATCAAGCTGTCCGCCAAAGCCTATCGATACCGGTTTTTCCGCCTGTTTCTGCTGCCCGGTCTGTGGCTGCAAAAGATCACCACGATTGAACCGGACGATCAGCAGCTGGAGGTGGCGATGGTGGCGCTGAAATGCGCCCTTGGACAGGATCCGACGGTGGGGCCGTCCAAAGTGGTGCTGGTTTCCTGAGCGCTCGCCTGTTGATATCATTTGAGGATTCCCTTTGATCGAACAGTTGGAAAAGATCGTGCAACGGCACCAGGAGCTGACGAAAAAACTCAGCGATCCGGAGACCCTGAACAAGCCGGCGCTGTTTCGCGATTTGGCTAAAGAGTCCGCCGACTTGGCTGAAACCGTGCGGCTTTACTACGACTATAAAAAATGGCGTTCCGATCTGGAAAACGATAAAACCATTATTCAAAACGAAACGGATGCGGATCTGGTGGAGCTGGCCAAGGCCGAGATGGCGGAGCTGGAGACGAAAATCGCCCTAGTGGAAGAACAACTTAAAACCATGCTCATCCCCAAGGACCCGCAGGACAGCCGCAACGCGGTGGTGGAAATACGCGCCGGCACCGGCGGCGATGAGGCCGGCCTCTTTGCCGGCGATCTGTTCCGCATGTATCAGCATTACGCTGAGAAAAACGGCTGGAAATTGGAGGTGCTCTCCTCCAACCCTCAGGGGATCGGCGGTTTTCGCGAGGTGATTTTTTCCCTGACCGGCAAGGACGTGTTCGGAAAGATCAAATTTGAAGGCGGCGTGCACCGGGTGCAGCGTGTGCCGGCCACAGAGGCCAACGGCCGCATTCACACCTCTGCCGCCACGGTGGCCGTGCTGCCCGAGGCGGAAGAGATCGACGTCGACATCGATCCCAACGACCTGCGCATCGACGTCTTTCGCTCGTCCGGACCCGGCGGCCAGAGCGTCAACACCACCGATTCGGCGGTGCGGGTGACCCACCTGCCTACGGGCATGGTGGTCTCGTGTCAGGACGAAAAATCGCAGCACAAGAATAAAGCCAAAGCGCTTAAAGTGCTGCGCGCCCGCCTGTACGACAAAGCCATGGAAGAGGAGCGCGCCAAACTCACGGCGCAACGCCGCTCCATGGTCAGCACTGGCGACCGCAGCGCAAAAATTCGCACCTATAACTTTCCGCAAAACCGGGTGACCGACCACCGCATCGGTCTGACCCTCTACCAGCTGGATCAGGTGCTGCAGGGCAAGATCGATGAATTCGTCGAACAGCTGCAGCTCACTGAACGTGCCGAACGGCTGGAAGCCATGAAAGAATAACCGCACGCCGAAAGGGACGGTATGGCAGAAGAGAGACGGCGCTGGACGGTCCTCGATCTGTTGAAATGGACCGCGGATTATCTGGAAGAGAAAAATTTCGACCACGCCCGTCTGAACGCAGAACGCCTGTTAGGCCATGTACTCCACTGGCGCCGCGTAGACCTCTACCTTCAATTTGACCGGCCTCTTTCCGCCGACGAACTGACCGCCTTTAAACGCCTTCTCAAAAGACGTCTGAACCACGAACCCCTGCAATATATTATTGGCGAAAGCGAATTTTTTTCTTTATCTTTTCTGGTCGGCCCGGGCGTGCTGATCCCGAGGCCGGAAACCGAACTGCTGGTGGAAAAGACGATCGAATTCGCCCGCCCCTCCGCCGGCCGCCGCATTCTGGACCTGGGCACAGGTTCCGGCTGCATCGCGGTCAGCCTGGCCGTGCATCTGCCGCAGGCGCAAATCGTCGCCATCGACCAATCCGCTAAAGCCCTGAAGCTGGCACAAGCAAATGCCCGACGCAACGGCGTAGCGGACCGCATCGAATTCGTATCCTGGGATTTCACCAGCCCCACGTCGCCGTTTACCGCCGCCTTTGACGTCGTGGTGGCCAATCCGCCGTATATCCGCCAGAGCGACTATGAGCGGTTGCCGAAGGAGATTAAAAACTTTGAGCCTCCGGAGGCGCTGCTCGCTGGCAAGGATGGGCTGGACGGGTATCGCGCCATTCAACGCCGGCTGGCCGAATGGCTGAACCCAGGCGGCCGGGCTTTTCTCGAGATCGGAGCAGACCAGGCGGAAGAGATTCTTCGCCTCTTTCCCCAGGCCACGCTTCTCTCCGATCTGGCCGGCCGTCACCGCCTGGCGATCATCGAACAGAGATAACCCATTCGTTTTCCATTACAGTCTACTCTTTTAGAGGAATCGGTACGATGAAATCGGTCTTGGAAGAACAAGAAATCCGCAACTATCTGGAGGAAGCGAGACGAGGGATCTCCACCTATTTAAACAAAAATAAAAAGAAAATTCGGCCGGAGATCCTCATCAGTGCAGAAAAAAAAGTGCCGAAAAACCTGGAGAAATGGTTGTTGGACGAACAGGTCCACCGTCTTTCGCCGGGCACGCGCGAAGGGATCATCCGCGCGATTCAACAAAAGCAGTGGGCCCGCATTATCGATGCGTTTATCGATGACATCGCCTTTGGCACCGGCGGCATCCGCGGAGTGGCGGCGTTCGCCAGCAAAGACGACGAATCCGAATTGGAGAGATTATATCAGGACGGCATTCAGGCGCCCATTCTCAAAGGCCCCAACACCATCAACGACCTCGTGCTGATGATCAAATCCACCGGCGTGGCTCAATACGCCGCACAGCATGGCCTGCATAAAATGGTAATCGGCTATGACAGCCGTATTCAGGGTCAGGCCTTTGCCGAGCTGATCGCCAAGGTCTTTCTCACTGCAGGCATCCAGGTCTATCTGTTCGATGAAGCCTGTCCCTATCCGGAGCTGACCTTCGCCATCCCCTATCTCGGGGCTGATTTCGGCATCCTCATCTCCGCCAGCCACAACGATCGCCGCTACAATGGCTACAAATTGTCCGCCAAGACCGGCGCTCAGTTCGAAAAAAAAGAACGCGACGTCATTTTTTACAAATACATCTCCAAAGTTGATTTCAACAATATCAAAATCGATTTCAACATCAACCGACATGCCTCGCGGTTGACCTTCATCGGCGGGTCAGCGCCGCTGCGCCAACGTAATTATTTTGGACGGGAGAAGGATCTGATCGACATCCACCACGCGCACCGCGAGCACATCAACACCTTTCTCCTCGATCCCGAGATGGTCAAGCGGTACGCGCCCCAAGTGCGGCTCGGATTTGCCGCGTATCACGGCGCCGGACGTATCGCGGTGCCGGAGCTGCTGCACCATTTCAACTTTAACAACCTCCAAGTGATCAGCAAGCTGAATACCCTGGACGGCCGGTTCCCCTGCTTTGCCCTGGAACAGCAGCCGGATCCAGGCGATCCCATCGCCGCAGAAGTGGCGGTGCAGGAGTTTAAGCAGGAATATGGCGTCGAGGCGTTTGAAAAAGTGGACATGATCATCGGCACGGATCCGGACGCGGACCGGGCGGGGTTCATCGTCAAGACGCCGCCCAAACAGATCGCCACCTACCGCCACATCAATAAAAAATCGAAACATCTCAACAATGCTCTAAAAAAAGCTTTGCCCAACTATGTGAACAGAGACGATTACAGCTGGCATCTGCTGGACGCCGACAACGCCTGGACCCTCCTGCTCTGGTATCGCCTGTTCAAAGAGGCACAGCTCAATGACGGCGTGTTTCCGGGCGCAGACTCTAAATTCATCTCCTTGTCGCACATCACCTCGGACTCGATCACTCTGCTGGCGAAAAAGCACGGCGTGGGCGTGATTAAAACCTGGGTGGGATTCGGCTTCCTGGCCAACTCGGTCAATATGGTGTGGAGCGGCAAAAAAATCGAAAAGCTGCTCGACCGCTGGCGGCGGACGCCGGTCGTAAAAGTGAAAAACAAAAACGACCTCACCCCTTACTTGGGTAAAAAGCTGTTCAAAGGCCAGGCGCACCCGGTCCTGTTCAGCGCCGCGGATATGGACCAATACCCCCGAGCGTACAACTGGGCCGCCCTGGAGCAGAGCAACGGCTTTAGCATCCTCGGGCCTAAGCCGCAACCCGGCGAGGTGTGGGGCAAAGGCGGCCATGTGCGTGACAAGGATGGCACTTTTGCAGCGATCCTGCTTGCCGAAGTGTTGGCCTATGCCAAATCCATCGACCGCTCGTTCATCGAACTATTGGACGAAAAAATCTATCTGGACAAGGATATCGGCCTGTTCATCAACTATTATGAGCCGGAGCCGTATTGGGGCCAGTTTGAAGGCCCGGCTGGTCTGTCCAAAAAAATTCAGGTTCTGGAAAAAGTGGAGGAACTTGCCCGCGCCTGCCGAAAGGGAGACCGGTTGGTCCTGGCCGAGAACTATGCGGTTCGATCTGTCGAAGCCTATCGGACCGGCAAGTACGATGCCAATCACCGCTGGCGGCTGTACCCCTCCCTGGGCTATTACAACGGTTTCCCAGATGAGGGCATCCGTTTCTTCTTCCAGGACGAACTGAACTATCTGACCGTAAGACCGTCGGGAACGTCTCAATGCCTGCGGTTCCATGTACAACTACGAATGGCAGACGTGAAGGCCGGCAATCTCAGCGCTAAGAAAAAAGAAGGCTACGAACTGGCTCGAGAGTTGGTCGCCCGCATGCGCCAATGGGCAGGCGTGTAAAAAAACGCTTTCACGCTGAAAGAGTTATCCTTTCTTCAAGCTGAACGCTTAAGAC
It contains:
- the prfA gene encoding peptide chain release factor 1, which gives rise to MIEQLEKIVQRHQELTKKLSDPETLNKPALFRDLAKESADLAETVRLYYDYKKWRSDLENDKTIIQNETDADLVELAKAEMAELETKIALVEEQLKTMLIPKDPQDSRNAVVEIRAGTGGDEAGLFAGDLFRMYQHYAEKNGWKLEVLSSNPQGIGGFREVIFSLTGKDVFGKIKFEGGVHRVQRVPATEANGRIHTSAATVAVLPEAEEIDVDIDPNDLRIDVFRSSGPGGQSVNTTDSAVRVTHLPTGMVVSCQDEKSQHKNKAKALKVLRARLYDKAMEEERAKLTAQRRSMVSTGDRSAKIRTYNFPQNRVTDHRIGLTLYQLDQVLQGKIDEFVEQLQLTERAERLEAMKE
- the prmC gene encoding peptide chain release factor N(5)-glutamine methyltransferase yields the protein MAEERRRWTVLDLLKWTADYLEEKNFDHARLNAERLLGHVLHWRRVDLYLQFDRPLSADELTAFKRLLKRRLNHEPLQYIIGESEFFSLSFLVGPGVLIPRPETELLVEKTIEFARPSAGRRILDLGTGSGCIAVSLAVHLPQAQIVAIDQSAKALKLAQANARRNGVADRIEFVSWDFTSPTSPFTAAFDVVVANPPYIRQSDYERLPKEIKNFEPPEALLAGKDGLDGYRAIQRRLAEWLNPGGRAFLEIGADQAEEILRLFPQATLLSDLAGRHRLAIIEQR
- a CDS encoding RNA polymerase sigma factor, with translation MEKITGGDHQAFRQLYEHYAPAIYRLCLRFLDNQSEAEDAVQDIFVKIHHSLSGFKGHSKLATWIYRISVNHCLNLKRKRRLAYFMSLEFLDALNPSPADSAPDPQQALEKDESEKFVRQAIQKLPKRQRLALLLSRYEGKSYQEIAEVMSCSVPAVESCLHHAKKNLAAALKKYLEK
- the ugpC gene encoding sn-glycerol-3-phosphate ABC transporter ATP-binding protein UgpC — its product is MASVELKQVSKLFDNSVKAVDAVDIFIEDKEFVVLVGPSGCGKSTTLRMIAGLEEITSGEIKIGDKVVNQVAPKDRDIAMVFQNYALYPHMTVYENMAFGLKLRKYSKQEIETRVREAAEILSINGLLQRKPKELSGGQRQRVAVGRAIVRKPQVFLFDEPLSNLDAKLRIQMRTEISKLHSRLETTMIYVTHDQVEAMTMGDRIVVMRDGRIQQIDTPLNLYHRPQNQFVAGFIGSPAMNFIDGELIRENGLCFKTAHWTLPVAEGEHLQALAAHIGQPVIMGIRPEDLAAAADAAGASTLTCKVDVVEPMGNETFIYLNTGADTLVARMSLAALPAVFSDFAVQIDMNKAHFFDKKTEQVIR
- a CDS encoding bifunctional folylpolyglutamate synthase/dihydrofolate synthase, yielding MTYNEAKAYLFGLERFGWQLGLERMQALMADLGNPHYALRSVHVAGTNGKGSVCAMIASALSCSGARTGLYTSPHLLKAEERIRIDGVEIAEAEFVALINELQPLFDKHQCTFFEALTAMAFVHFQRQRVDAAVIEVGLGGRLDATNVLQPLLAVITQIDFDHTDQLGRTLEEIAAEKAGIIKPGTPCVAGPLPQTAARVIYSKGGIVPARRNCRVSSLIMTPNGSYFTLTVSGKTLDLTLPLAGPHQVANACVAAQACLSLHMDPAAVIRGLSEVQWPGRFQRLCDAPLTIVDVSHNLSGIRRVRWMVNHFYPEKRVNLVMGVLKDKDYSAMVHWLPKRLQRVFAVSPASSRALPADQLAVLIRTAPAQSCSSVAEAVEAAWSQTGPDEMICILGSHYLAAEALAATKRLTK
- a CDS encoding transcription termination factor Rho, producing the protein MDIAELKGKKIAELNQLAQDLGVSGCTGLRKSELIFKILEEQTKKEGLIFAEGVLEVLPDGYGFLRSPDFNYLPGPDDIYVSPSQIKRFGLRTGDTVSGQIRPPKENERFFALLKVEAVNFENPEEAKSKILFDNLTPLYPNQRFNLETTSTELSMRIMNLLTPLGKGQRGLIVAQPKTGKTMLLQKIANAITTNHPEVKLIVLLIDERPEEVTDMERSVKAEVISSTFDEPAERHVQVSDMVLEKAKRLTEYGQDVCILLDSITRLARAHNAVVPHSGKILSGGVDANALHRPKRFFGAARNIEEGGSLTIIATALIDTGSRMDEVIFEEFKGTGNMELVLDRRLSDRRIYPAIDVNRSSTRKEELLLDEKELNRVWILRKLLAELNTVEAMEFLLNKIHGTRSNKSFLESMSM
- the rpmE gene encoding 50S ribosomal protein L31; amino-acid sequence: MKPGIHPAYNVSTITCACGATFKTRSTIGDLHLEICSSCHPFFTGKQKFIDTAGRVEKFRKKYGKQAPAEPKA
- a CDS encoding periplasmic heavy metal sensor, with the translated sequence MKKSFLIALILLSVVNLSALATLVYHRLECCKPVRPCAEHPQTCVGLLQKTLELTEAQQREFLRQQNVYSQQTDHLAAQLYDCRMSLSRCLLHASTDTVQLQALLCRMDSLQNLLHRRVVHHLLQQKNHLSPRQQEKFFSMILKQCTLNAKSCCPSSIEPFTKENEP
- a CDS encoding DUF1385 domain-containing protein; this translates as MQEESLAVGGQAVIEGVMMRGPNGIAIAVRRPDGEIVLKNDPFQPVTKRIKWLNIPIVRGAILLIETMYVGMKALTFSSDIALAEEKKKSGATDKPRSERRDKFEMALTVILALALGMAFFFYLPLVITGLFGFDSGFWFNLVDGLIRLIFFLAYIYLISRWKEIRRVFEYHGAEHKSIFAYENQKELVVDSARPFTTLHPRCGTSFLLIVMVVSILVFMFLGKPETVGERLMRLAFVPLIGGLSYELIKLSAKAYRYRFFRLFLLPGLWLQKITTIEPDDQQLEVAMVALKCALGQDPTVGPSKVVLVS